The following proteins are encoded in a genomic region of Oryctolagus cuniculus chromosome 6, mOryCun1.1, whole genome shotgun sequence:
- the LOC100352628 gene encoding olfactory receptor 2Z1-like, with translation MEAVDQVNVSEDWQEVGRQPWNYSSASGFVLTSLFNNSQMHLFLFGMVVLIYLLAMAGNTSMVLLIWADARLHTPMYFLLSQLSFLDIFFTSVTVPKMIVGFLFGWTSISFEGCGAQMFFFMFLGAAECLLLALMAYDRYVAICNPLRYPVLMNRQVCLLMVVASWLGGSLNASIQTSMTLQFPYCGSRKIAHFFCEVPSLLMLACADTEAYKQVLFVTGVVVLLVPITFITISYALILAAVLRMHSIEGRQKALATCSSHLTVVNLFYGPLVYTYMLPARYHSPGQDDVVSVFYTVLTPMLNPVIYSLRNKEVMGAMKKVLAKGRHPLLLHSPPVMP, from the exons TGAGGATTGGCAGGAAGTGGGCAGACAGCCCTGGAACtactcctctgcctctggctttgtcctgaccagCCTTTTTAACAACAGTCAGATGCACCTGTTCCTCTTCGGCATGGTAGTGTTGATCTACCTCCTCGCCATGGCCGGCAACACCTCCATGGTCCTCCTGATCTGGGCCGATGCCCGGctccacacacccatgtacttcCTTCTCAGCCAGCTGTCCTTCCTGGACATCTTCTTTACTTCAGTCACTGTCCCCAAGATGATAGTGGGCTTCCTCTTTGGTTGGACGAGCATCTCGTTTGAGGGCTGTGGGGCACAAATGTTTTTCTTCATGTTCCTGGGAGCTGCGGAGTGCCTCCTGCTGGCCCtcatggcctatgaccgctatgtggccatttgcAACCCTCTGCGCTACCCAGTGCTCATGAACCGCCAGGTCTGTCTGCTCATGGTTGTGGCCTCCTGGCTTGGAGGGTCCCTCAATGCCTCTATCCAGACCTCTATGACCCTGCAATTTCCCTACTGCGGCTCACGGAAAATTGCCCACTTCTTTTGTGAAGTGCCCTCACTGCTGATGTTGGCCTGTGCAGACACCGAGGCTTACAAGCAGGTGCTCTTCGTGACCGGGGTGGTAGTGCTCCTGGTGCCCATTACATTCATCACCATCTCCTATGCCCTCATCCTGGCAGCTGTGCTCCGAATGCACTCTATAGAGGGGCGTCAGAAGGCCctggccacctgctcctcccacttAACAGTTGTCAACCTCTTCTATGGGCCCCTTGTCTACACCTACATGCTGCCTGCACGCTACCACTCACCTGGCCAGGATGATGTAGTGTCTGTCTTCTATACTGTTCTCACGCCCATGCTCAACCCTGTCATCTACAGCCTCAGGAACAAGGAAGTGATGGGGGCAATGAAGAAAGTGCTAGCAAAGGGCAGG CACCCTCTCCTTCTTCACTCTCCTCCAGTCATGCCATGA